In Rutidosis leptorrhynchoides isolate AG116_Rl617_1_P2 chromosome 2, CSIRO_AGI_Rlap_v1, whole genome shotgun sequence, one genomic interval encodes:
- the LOC139890703 gene encoding sodium transporter HKT1-like — MNIISYIGKKLEQLCSCSCFCRFAWFHLRGNRFSLELLYFLFVLSLGFFILLSIDGRTKNFTPSNIDLFFTSVSATTVSSMSTVEMEVFSNTQLLILTTLMFIGGEVFISMIALYVRSFFLKVSPKDGNKADPSISYLDTNNSTFLEQNNITISENGNSKSDIVSCENHVLTNAIDMEELKYKSLKFLCGVVLFYLVFVQFLGVVSVLIYINIISSANNILKQKDLNTLTFSIFTIVSTFANCGYVPTNENMLSFKKNSGLLLILIPQVLLGNTLYPSVLRFSIWVIGKFTNKAETSYLLENYSKVGYHHLLSCLHSSYLVITVLGFILVQFVMFLSMEWTSSSLEGMNVYQKVVGSLFQTVNTRHTGESVVDLSTISSAVLVLFVVMMYLPPYTSFLPIGESVKQGRNNRSSKAIENIIFSQLTYLVIFIILVCITERKQMIEDPLNFNVLNIVVEVISAYGNVGFSTGYSCDRRLNLNGNCENKWYGFSGKWSNNGKLVLIVVMIFGRLKKFNMNGGKAWILL, encoded by the exons ATGAATATCATTTCATATATTGGGAAAAAACTAGAACAACTTTGTAGTTGTTCATGTTTTTGTCGATTCGCATGGTTTCATTTGCGTGGAAACCGATTTTCATTGGAGTTATTGTATTTTCTTTTTGTTTTGTCGTTGGGGTTTTTTATTCTCCTATCCATCGACGGAAGAACGAAAAATTTCACCCCTTCGAACATAGACTTATTCTTCACTTCTGTCTCAGCCACCACTGTATCGAGCATGTCCACAGTCGAAATGGAAGTTTTTTCAAACACTCAACTACTCATTTTAACTACACTTATGTTTATTGGCGGCGAAGTGTTCATTTCGATGATTGCACTCTACGTTCGTAGTTTTTTTCTAAAAGTTTCTCCAAAAGATGGTAATAAAGCCGATCCATCTATTAGCTACCTCGACACAAATAATTCTACTTTTTTGGAGCAAAATAACATAACCATCTCCGAAAATGGAAACTCAAAATCTGACATAGTATCTTGTGAAAATCATGTTTTAACAAACGCCATCGATATGGAGGAGTTAAAGTAcaaatccttgaagtttttgtgtgGTGTTGTATTGTTTTACCTAGTGTTTGTTCAATTTTTGGGTGTGGTATCAGTTTTGATATACATAAACATCATTTCAAGTGCCAACAATATACTCAAACAAAAGGATCTAAACACACTTACATTTTCTATATTCACTATAGTTTCAACATTTGCCAACTGTGGTTATGTTCCAACCAATGAAAACATGTTGTCCTTTAAGAAAAATTCTGGTTTGTTGTTAATCCTTATTCCTCAAGTCCTATTAGGTAACACTTTGTACCCTTCAGTTTTGAGATTTTCAATATGGGTCATTGGAAAATTCACCAACAAAGCCGAAACTAGCTACTTGTTAGAAAACTATAGTAAAGTTGGTTATCATCATCTTCTTTCGTGCCTACACTCGTCCTATCTTGTGATTACGGTGCTTGGTTTTATCTTGGTGCAATTTGTTATGTTTTTGTCAATGGAGTGGACTTCAAGCTCTTTGGAAGGCATGAATGTGTACCAAAAAGTTGTTGGAAGTTTGTTTCAGACAGTTAACACGCGGCATACGGGTGAATCAGTAGTTGACCTCTCTACAATCAGTTCTGCCGTATTGGTGCTTTTCGTCGTAATGAT GTATCTTCCACCATACACCTCATTTTTGCCAATAGGAGAGAGCGTCAAACAAGGACGAAACAACAGGAGTAGCAAAGCTATTGAGAACATAATCTTCTCACAACTCACTTATTtggtcatattcatcattcttgtttgcATAACAGAGAGGAAACAAATGATTGAAGATCCCCTGAACTTCAATGTTTTGAACATTGTGGTTGAAGTTATAAG TGCGTATGGGAACGTCGGATTCTCAACAGGCTATAGTTGTGATCGTCGACTGAATCTAAACGGAAACTGTGAAAACAAGTGGTACGGGTTCAGTGGAAAGTGGAGTAACAACGGAAAACTTGTTCTGATAGTAGTTATGATATTTGGTAGGCTTAAGAAATTTAATATGAATGGAGGCAAAGCATGGATACTATTATGA